A stretch of Ferribacterium limneticum DNA encodes these proteins:
- a CDS encoding IclR family transcriptional regulator — MELLSHKKTMVTKVASDRQGIQSVEVGFRLLRVLAATNRPMMLRDIAKGAGMPAAKAHRYMVSFLRIGIVEQDASSGRYDLGAYALELGLSGLGRLDPVRLSGPILEALCEEIHETVALAVWGTHGATIVRIVDAGGPITITLRPGTTLPLCNSATGRAFATFYRSPFLKKMLDDELKEISESSKTAITTLRRQLEKSLTEIRSHGIARATGSLTPGINGFSAPVYDHTGSMVAAITSLGSMGEFDVEWESPVAKAMLAASMSLSHRLGYGSMAE; from the coding sequence ATGGAGCTTTTATCTCACAAGAAAACCATGGTCACTAAAGTCGCAAGCGATCGTCAGGGAATCCAGTCTGTGGAGGTAGGCTTTCGCCTGCTTCGAGTACTGGCAGCCACCAATCGTCCGATGATGCTGCGGGACATTGCAAAAGGCGCCGGGATGCCGGCAGCCAAAGCGCACCGCTATATGGTCAGTTTTCTGCGTATCGGCATTGTTGAACAGGATGCCAGCAGCGGTCGCTACGACCTCGGCGCCTACGCACTGGAACTCGGTTTATCAGGCTTAGGACGACTTGACCCTGTCCGCTTGTCAGGCCCTATCCTTGAAGCGCTATGCGAAGAAATTCACGAGACCGTGGCCCTTGCTGTTTGGGGGACTCATGGCGCAACCATTGTGAGAATTGTTGACGCTGGCGGCCCGATCACAATCACGCTACGCCCTGGAACAACCTTGCCATTGTGCAATTCGGCAACAGGGCGAGCCTTTGCCACGTTCTATCGCTCACCCTTCCTCAAGAAAATGCTGGATGACGAACTGAAAGAAATTTCAGAATCCAGCAAAACGGCTATTACAACCCTTCGCCGGCAACTGGAAAAAAGCCTGACTGAAATCCGCTCCCACGGCATTGCACGCGCCACTGGCAGCCTTACACCGGGCATCAACGGCTTTAGTGCCCCTGTTTACGATCACACAGGAAGCATGGTCGCCGCGATCACCTCGCTTGGATCAATGGGGGAATTCGACGTGGAATGGGAGAGCCCTGTTGCCAAGGCAATGCTGGCAGCTTCGATGAGCCTGTCACACCGCCTAGGCTACGGCAGTATGGCCGAATAG